CTCCCAGCCAGGGTGGAATCATCTCATGCAACACCATATCCAAACAGAACCAGTACCTTGTCCAGGAGAACCTATGGTCACTCCCTTCAAGAATGTGGGAGGCCATGAGGCAAGAGGTCCATGTGATGTTGGAAACAGGGGGCATTGAAGAATCCTGCAACAAATGGTGAAGTCTGGTTGTATTGGTCCCAAAGCCAGGTGGTACTATCCAGTTTTGCATAGGCTTCAAAAAAGTCAAGCCATCTCCAAATTCGATGTTTACCCATGCCCCGAATGGAAGAATTACTAGACCAGCTAGGTGAGGCCTGATATATCACCATGTTAGACCTAACCAAGCGATATGGCAGATCCCATTCACATCAGAATCACAAGAGAAACCTGCCTTTGCCATGTCGTTTGGTCGCTATCGTTTTGATACCATGCCCTTTGGTTCCATGGTGCCCCAGAGATATTACAATGGCTCACAGAtgctgcttgactgaaatatactgtgtggtctgtttgtttgggggaccaTGTGCTGACCTTTATGTGCTGAGCCTAGTGACCTTCTAGGCAAGGTTGAGAGCTTCTTAAGGAGGCTTTGATCCTAAAACCCTTTAGCACCATCAACTCTTAACCAGAGGGCagggctactcaggaagaccagggaTTTAAAAAGCCTGCTCTTaagcgaccagaggagctagGGAACAGGAGTGGCTAACCAGGGAAATTTTGCGAGGGACTTTACAGGGGGACTGTGAGTGCGGGCTAGATACACTTaccattctttaaacttaaagccaaaaacaccccctgataaaaacaaaacaacaacaaaggaacaaGCTTCAGGAGTAAAAAGATAGTGCAGGCGGAAGTCCAACAACAGAGtaggggctatccagtttattgcaccaaATGCAGCATATATGATTACCTGTGAGCAGGTGGCTTACGCGTgtattcggtgcaaggagctcctagCTCTCAGAGACCATGTACAGGCTTTGGATACTAAAGTGCCTGAACTGGAGGAGATAAGGGAGACAGAGGAGTACgtagatgagactttccaggacacagtagaatggtcccacacctggtctgacagcctctgtgctgttgaggaggatgtcagttcagggaaggaggatgtcataaacatacagctaagggtagcctagaatttcTCCTTACCTGTAAGAAGCTAAGAAGCTCAAAcagcctggttggcacctgaccaacaggaccaatggggaaagaagatacttgcaaatcttgggggggaaggttttgttgtgctctttgttttgtgtgggggatctctcttgggactgagaggggccagatagaaatccatcttctccaacccatcccactccaagtctccaatattgcaaccagtataggaaagccaggcaaggtggattagtttatcttttgttaacttgtgaatttttcctgtgctaagagggaggtttattcctgttttctgtaactttaaggttttgtccagaggggaatcctctgtgttttgaatctgaataccctgtaaagtattttccatcctgattttacggggatgatttttacctttcttttaagaacctgaccgatttttccattgttccaagaccaaggggtttgggtctttgatcattttgtaatcAATTgcttaggatattattctcaagcctctgcaggaaagggggtgtaagggcttgcggggattgctgggggaagaggaactccaagtggtccttttccctggttccttgttaaatcacttggtggtggtagtgttacttaaacccaaggtacaagggagaatttgtgcctggggagtttttaacctaagctggtacaaataagtttagggggtctttcatgcaggtccccacgtctgtaccctagagttcagagtggggagggaaccctgacagaggaCATCCAACAGGAGCAGAAGGAAATGATCCCATACtggggaccctccttccagatgatgttgtggtatcctctcgcactgaggatacctctccagtggagggaactccagttattaggaagagatatgtattagtaatgggcgatttgatcattagaaacatagatagctgggtttgcgatgaccaggagaactgcatggtgacttgcctgcctggtgcgaaggctgcggatctctcgaggcatctagatagacttacgtgtagtgctgggaaggagccagggttcatggtacatgtaggtaccagtgacatagggaaggataggagagaggtcctggaagccaaatttaggctgctaggtaagagattgaagtccaggacctctatagtagcattctctgaaatgcttccagttccacacgcaGGGCCAATTAgataggcagaactgcagggtctcaatgtgtggatgagatgatggtgtagggaggaggagtttagatttattaggaactggggaaacttttgggaaagcgggagcctatacaggaaggatgggctccacttaaaccaaaatggaaccagatttctggcacttaaaattaaaaaggtcatagagcaatttttaaactaagggctgggggaaagccaacaggtgtggaggagcatgtggttcagacagagacatcccttaggggaggatctattcaTGGAGATCTCAATGTCCTAGTAAGGCGGAGAgtatggaagatgataaaatacaggtaggatctgatgaaaaacagtcaaatgaaaaaaagtcccattcaattatgtcatgtaatggcagacagctaaaaagtgacaagtttttaaactgtttaaatACCAATGTTAGAagcctaaataataagatgggtgaactagagtgtctCATATTAAATGAAGCTATTGacataacaggcatcacagaaacttggtggaatgaggataatcaatgggacacagtaaaaccagggtacaaaatataccgGAAGGagagaacaggtcgtgctggtgtgggagtggcactatatgtgaaagaaagcatagaatcaaaagaaataaaaatcttaaatgaaccaaactgtaccatagaatctctatggatagtaattccatgcttgaataattaGAATATAGCTGTAGAGATATATTACTGAacacctgaccaggatgatgaCAGTGAcgtgaaatgctcagagagattagcGAGACTATTAAAATTAATAACTCAATaaaaatgggggatttcaactatccccatattgactgggtacatgtcacctcaggacgggatgcagagataaagtttcttgacacctgaaatgactgcttcttggagcagctggttctggaacccacaagaggagaggcaattcttgatttagaccTAAGTGGaacacaagatctggtccaagaggtgaatatagctggactgcttggtaatagtgaccataatataatgaaatttaacattcctgtggcacGGAAAACACTACAGCaacccaacactgtagcatttaatttcagaaaggggaactacacaaaaatgaggaggttagttaaacagaaattaaaaggtaaagtgccaaaagtaaaatccctgcaagctttttaaagacaccataatagaggctcaacagAAATgaatatcccaaattaaaaaacatagtaacagAACCAAAAAGGTGCCAATGTGGCTActcaactgtcaaggttcctcccccactctgaactctagggtacagatgtggggacctgcatgaaaacctcctaagcttacttttaccagtttaggttaaaacttccccaaggtacaaactattttaccttttgcccttggacttccactgtcACCACCAAACGTCTGACCGGGTGTATTTttgagaaagcgttgtttggaaacgtctttccccccaaaatcctcccaacccttgcaccccacttcctggggaaggtttggtaaaaatcctcaccaatttgcataggtgagcacagacccaaacccttggatcttaagaacaaggaaaaaaacattcagttcttaaaagaagaattttaatagaagaaacagtaaaaaagaattacctctgtaaaatcaggatggtaaataccttacagggtaattagattcaaaacacagagaatccctctagacaaaaccttaagttacaaaaaaacacaaagagaggaatatccattctattcagcacatcttattttctcagccatttaaagaaatcataatctaacccatatctagctagactacttactaagttctaagactcaattcctgttctgtccccaacaaaagcatcacagagacagactctttgttcctccctccctccagcttttgaaagtatcttgtctcattggtcatgtgccagcgaggttatcctagcttcttaaccctttacaggtgaaagggtttttcctctggctaggagggattttaaaggtgtttacccttccctttatatttatggcaacaacaaagtaaaagaaacagtgggaggcaaaaaggcatcctttaaaaagtggaagtaaatcttagtgaggaaaatagaaagaagcatgaactctggcaactgaagtgtaaaaatataattaggaaggccaaaaaagaatttgaaggacagctagcaaaattttttttcaatgtgcagcagcagtcaaaaaaagcaaacagaatgttgggcatcattaagaaagggatagataataagacagaaaatctcatactgcctctatataaatccatggtacgcccacatcttgaatactatgtgcagatgtggttgccccatctcacaaaaagatatagtggaaaaggttcagaaaagggtaacaaaaatgattaggggtattaAATGGCTTCCTTATCAAGAGAGATTtataaggctgggacttttcagcttagaaaagagatggctagGAGGGGGATATACttgtggtctataaaatcatgactggtgtggagaaagtaaaaaatgaagtgttatctactccttcttataacacaaaaactagggatcaccaaattaaattaataggcagcagatttaaaacaaatgaaaggaagtattttttcacacaatgcacagtcaacctatggaactccttgccataggatgttgtgaaggccaagactataacatggttataagataaaaaagaactagataagttcatggagatcTAGATCCATCAacggctactagccaggatgggcagggatggtgtccctagcctatgtttgccagaagctgggaattagGGAAGGATCACTTTaagattacaaaaagaaaaggaagattacaggttttgttcattccttctggggaacctggcattggccactgttggaaaacaggacactgggctatttggacctttggcctgacccaacttaatgttctttctctctctgtgactTCTGAGCACTGGTGCTAGGAACTGACAGTGCTGCAAGGGCACAGGGTGCTACCGGACAGCTGCGGGAGGCCTATTAGTCTTGACACAGACCAAGTCCGCACGCCCACTGCAACAACCTCCGCATGGCAACCAGGGCACCACGCCCCTCAGTCAGGTGGCTTCTCCGCGGCACCTAATGGCCTGGGCAGATTGACCGGAGCGTAGCTGCGCCCACGCCCGGCGACTCCCACGGAGCTCGCCTTGGGTTGTTCCAGGGCAGAGCAGGAGCCCGCGAGGCCGGGGAGCTGCCACCCTCCCTGGGGCGCTTTCCCCTAAGCCCGGGCCTGGCCCGCTGCTGGGTCGCAGCGCGGGAACCCCGGCTTCGCCCCGCCCCCTGACGCTCTCGGGCGCGCGACCGGAAGTGGCAGCTGACCCGGAAGTGGCGGCGGCGCAGGGCGATGGCGGAGAAGTTCGACTCGCTGGAGGAGCAGCTGGAGAAGTTTGTGGAGAACATCCGGCAGCTCGGCATCATCGTCAGCGACTTCCAGCCCAGCAGCCAGGCCGGGCTCAACCAGAAGCTGTGAGACCCCCGCCGCGCCCGCCCCCGGCTCAGTGGCCCCTGCGCTGGCGGCTGGGGGTCTCCCTGGCGGCCCCTTGCAGGCGCCGTGGGGCCTTATGGGAAGCGGGCGTGGGGACACTTCCCGGAGGAGCGACGGCCTGTAGCCACTTGTGGGTGGGGAGGCCTGTGGTGCCTCCTCGCCTGCAGGCGCTGTCTCGCCTAGGAGTAGTCAGGACGGGTCTGTCGGTGATGGACCAGTGTCCACATGTCAAGTAACGCCTGTCACGTGGCGTGGTGATCAGCAGGGAGCAGGTCTCTAACGTGCAGTTGCATTGGTGTGTGAAGAGCAATACTTAGGTTTAAATAAACTGTAAACTAAACTTTGAAGCATGGTCTATTAGCATGATTCAACAGGATGCAGTGGTGCCAAGTGTGCAGCCTGACGGGAAAATATACTGATTTCCAAACCTGTTTGTAGTAGGGTCAAATCTGGGACATGTGATTGCAACAATAATGATTTATTTTGTGAGTGTCCTGTGACGATTAATTAACTTATCTGTTTGGAAGGGACTCATATACTCGGTATGGTGTGCTGTGTACCAAAGACCTAGATTTAGAAGTGCATTAGGAATCCAGGGCTGCACATGGAAAAGGTGCCATGAGAACCTCCAGAGAACCTTTTCATTCCCTTGTTTATTCTTGCAGCCTCTTGTAGGCAGCAACCCAACAGCAGTGAGATCAGTTATACTTTGAAGCTGAGAAAATGTAGAAGGATGTTTGTAACTAATTTGGGTCTGGTTTTATAGCCACATGATTTTTCTCTTCCCAGGAATTTTATGGTTACTGGCTTGCAAGATATTGACAAGTGCCGACAGCAACTTCACGATATAAGCGTACCTTTAGAGGTTTTTGAGTAAGTAACTTTACATCTGGGGAGCAACCTCCACACATCATCAAATTGAAGAGACAGTTAATCTTGGAGTGTTAGACATTTCCACTgcagtttttgtgttttgtttaatttgaCTTTTTAGAAATATTCCTAAAGAATCTGAAGGAAAAAGAGTAAGACAAATTATGAGTTATCCATCTATTTTCACGTTTGTTTATTTTGTCATTAATGTTTGCATAAATTGCATAACTCAAGGCTGGGAAAGAGCTTATCTAATTCAGTTACTTGGTACTGTGTATAGCTTTCCATCTCACTCTGGTTCTTTATTCAGGATTCAAATCTTGCTTTAGATTACAAGTGAAAACTAGTTTGTTTTTTATCAGAGCCCCTGTTTTTGTACACCATAGTCACTGCATATATTTACATAATTGGCAGTCAGTTGTTAATTTTGCATTCACCTGTTATACTCTTACTGATCTAGTTTTGGGCCAAAGTTTAATGGCAGAGCTATGTGAATCAACTTATACTGCTCAGTGAGTTAGCACATTAGTCATTCAATTTCATGAATTCTAAATTACCTCAAATGTGACAAGCTGAGAAATGTGTATAGTATTGCTACTTGTAGATGGCTAAACCAGGTGGTTTCAAAACTTTCTTATAGTTCAGTCTATATTTTAATAGTTTGAGACAATATCTTTCAATTTATTTTCAATCACATAACATCCTTGTGGCAACTATAGTAATTGTTTCTGTGACATAGTAAAATTGGGGAAATACTAATGCCTTTTTAGCACTTTCTAATAAAGTAAATGTGTGACCTTTTTAAAAGAAGATAATTTGAATATTTGGTTTTTTTCATCTCCCCACTTCTGTCTACTCAGTTCTTCCCTTGATGTTCTAGCTGCTTTATTCCTTTCTCCCTGAATACCACTTTGCTACTGTTGTCACATCACTTTGCTTTGCTCTCACTGCTGGTCCATTTGCTGATGGTGACTCCTGTTTCTTCTCCAGCTTTCATGTACTTACTGGTGGTCTGGAGAGAGTTAGCTAGTCACATGGTGCTGATTCCCAGCACATTCAACAATCCTCTAGGCTCTTCACAAGGAAAAGTCTGGACACTTAGAAGCAGCCGGCCATTGAAAACCAGCACCAGATGTTTGCAGATCACTGTCAGGTGCTCCTTGGATCACAGTTTGGGAGCTGCTGGCCTAATCCACATATTAGAATGCATGCTTCAGATGGAGGAACACAAAGCATACTTGTATATGCCTTTCTTTTACTCGGTGTAATTGAGCTTCTCATTGCTGTATTTAGTGAAGATAAGGAATATCTTAACTTACATGATACACTTACATGGCATCTTTCATATTTCCAGATACATAGATCAAGGCCGTAATCCCCAGCTTTACACTAAAGAGTGTTTGGAAAGGGCTTTGGCTAAAAATGAACAAGTAAAAGGCAAAATTGACACTATGAAGGTAAGATGAGTATAATGTATAATGAGtataatttggggggagggatagttccgtggtttgagcattggcctgatgacttcctgaggtcccttccaaccctgatattctatgatgtattaaaaatataattgtgtTCTTTATAATAAGGATAGGAACCATATTTAAGTATTTCTAAGCCTTGTCATCTTTTTGGAATGATTATCAGATTTTCTTCATTAAGTGGGTTGCACTGCGGCTTATTTCCAATCTATTTGTCTTAACTGATAATTTTTCAGCTTGTCTTGTAGTTATGGTCTCTAATTCTATGGTAAGGTTAAATACAAAATCAAACTTTCATTTCTATAGCCATAACACACATCTAATCTAATCTTCTTTATACAGTCTGTTCATAGAGCTGCCACCTCACTTTGATATCTAATGATGGAAAGTGTCAGGTGTGTAAGAGCTAGTTGGTTTTGTTTCAACTGCTATTCCATAGGTACTGAATGTATAATTTCCTAAGCATGGCTATGGTGTGCAAATTCACCATAAAACAGTTCTAAGAATAGAAAAACATGGAGGATACTTTCTAATTATCTCTTTCTAATAAAGTAAGATGGTTTCTGTTATTTGATAGTTACCCTTGTGTGACCTAAACAGTTCCCCAAAATTCAGGGTCCTGTGGGTTGTATTGGTCAGGAGGAGAAACTGTTGATTGAGCTTGGTATCTTCAATGCattcctgcttatttacaaaaaatTCAGAGAGTCATGTTTCCCTGAACATAGCAGGAGTCAAAGAGGAgagagtttctttgctcacagttccaagcctctttcaaCCAACACTCAGCATAAAAATATCTCTAGGCTTTTATCATGCTCCCAGGCAAGCCTTTGTCCTTGACTTTCTGCTCTTtcactgatttttgttttgtattcttgCTGCTTCCCTGTCTCATACACCGCTGCTAAAGCAATATTCAATGAAGCCTCTCCATCCACATGTGCCTTGCATGTGTCTGTGTTTTGGCTGGAGGCTGCTATTGTTCCACCTTTCTGGTTTCATAAGAGTTTGAATATTTTTTCTACTTTTCGTGAGTGAAGGGCAGTTTAACCACACCAGTTTCAACAAGGTTTAACCCAACCCATAACAGTATTTTCCCCTTGTGTGATGCTAAAGGGATTaaatcaaagtttaaaaaaaaaaaaaaaaaaaccaaacccactcTTAAACCCATGAATGGAGGACACTTAATTAACTTTTAGTAGTAACAGCAGTCTGCACTTATTCCCCTTAAATAAAAGCATTGTTATGTTTTCCAAATCTTGTTTGGCCTTATTGCCTTTGGAACACTGATGTGTGGATAATAGTTATAGATGTATAACAAGAAACTGTTGTACCTAACAGTAAAATACATCTTTTGTGAATTTTATCATCTTCAGTATGAGATGAGGCACACAGTGGCAGATGATATTAAATGGAAGTTCAAGTTGATGTTAGTTAAAATGTGTTTGTCTGAATTAGTAGTTTCTTTTCAATAAGATTGTGGGCATCCTGTTTCCTAATGTTTAATCAGCCTTAGGAATTCATTACTGAAAGATATTGAGACAGTTTTTAGCAAGACTCAAAAAATCTGCAGCTGAAGAATAGCTAGATTTAAATACGCACAGAGGACAGCAATATGCGTGCTACAAGACATAAATTGATCTCCAGGTTTCAGTGGTCTGTGTTCAGCCTTGTGATGTAGCCTTACATACTTGGCTAAGTGCATTATTCTTTTTATTCCTTCTGAAGTGCTGGGTGTAAGATGCTCTTTTTGggtagaatatcaggcttggtgGACCTATTGTGATCTAGCATAATAGTTTTATGTTTAACTATACAAGTCGTATTTCTGATGGAGAGAGTGTGACTGGAGCATGCTGTATGCTGGCTATAGCCAGTTATTGGACACCATAGTACAAATTAGAGAAACTCCTAGGTTGCTCTAATCTGCGTTCAGGGTTGGGATAAAGATTCAGGAAGCCATAATTGATTGGTTCTCAGCATCTTTCCCTCCCTTACTAGAGATTTCCTACCCTTGTCCTGTGATTGTGTGAGGGAAGGAAATCCGCTATGCTTTGCTAGGTGCTTCCCTGGTCTCAAGTAGTATCAATCAAACTTCTATTGTTTTCTCCCTGAAGCTCCCACAGCCTGGCAGGGAAGTCAGAACTATTCTCTCCTTCCGCTGTGGTGCACCAAGCGGATGAGTTGCTGAGCTGTTGCATCGGGGAAGGGACAGCAGTTGCTCAGAGGAACTTGGCTCACATCAGAGTTGCTCTTGAGGCTTCAAGAGAAGAGCTAGGAAGCACTGGGGGAAATGGTGGAAAGGGGGCTGATTCAGGCTTCTTAGTTTACAAACTTCAGGACATGGTTCAGCACACTTTCAATTAAGTAAGTGCCggttttcttctttaaaatgatAGACTTGAGGGCCACAAATTGGACATCATTGCGCCAGAGCTTATCAAGAGTCTAGTTTCCTTACCTTTCTTGAAAGAGTTTGATTGCTAGTTTAGTTTatagaaaatataaaatagatttcaGGCAGTTACTATGAATAAGGGTCTTGTAAGACTTGTTTTTTCTGACTTGAATACCATTCAGTGAGGTCAAGGAATGGTAGACCTGGTTGACTATTATTTGCAAATAGTTCAGTGAATAACTTATTCTGTTTGACTGGCTCCAATATATGGCCAATTTTTTTATATTCTAAAATCTTTTTTCATTCTAGAAATTTAAAAGCTTATTGATTCAAGAGCTGACTAAGGTCTTCCCAGAGGACATGGCCAAGTACAAAGCTATTCGAGGAGAAGAACCTCCTCCTTAAGACTGCCTTTGGTATGTTCTAAGATGCCTAATATTTTCATGGAACTGATAATCTTTTGTGAAAATGTTGAGCTCACTGGACAGAAGAAGTTCTTCAGTCTTCCTACTAGGCATGTTCATGTATGTGGTTATGGGCTGTGAGGGAGCCTGATTACCACGCACTGTTtttgggtggttttgttttgatttggaagCCATAATGTTTTCCTACAGACTTTTATGCATCTAAAGATTGCATTTGAAACTTCCTGTACTACTGTGTTCTTTCCACAAAAGTTGTTTGAGGCATGTGTGAGACTTGCAAGCTATTGTACGTCATTTCCCACAAAGTACATTTTTAGTATGGAAAAGAATTATGATCAAGTGCCAGACTGGATAAATACACTTCTTTTGGAAGCTAGTTATACTTGATTATTAAAATAGGCTACAGCCTATCTCATGTGGTGGGTTGGGGAGGAAGGGCGGGAATGAGAATTGACTACTATTAACTAGCTCTTTCCTGATAGTTTATAAAAGCATGACTGGACAGGACTTCTTTCTTTTTACTAAATTTCTGCTGAAATGGAAATCCATTGTCAGGTGCTGTACATCCATGTAACTTTGTCAACCACAACCAAAAAGTCCCCTTCAGTCCTGTGAATGGAAGGACAGGTGGCTGAGGATGGAAAAATTGAACATTTTCAAGGATGGCCTCCCAGCCGTGCTTGCATTTTGTTCAGCATTTGATGCAGAAACAAATCTTTTATTAAGTGTATTGCATTTTCTTTGGGCAAAATATATAATAAACACTTTGAAATGAATATTGTAGCTAGTTCTTCTAGTATGTTTCTGTTCCATACCatctgtgacagtctgtaccttgggggaacataTTGTATACTCTCcatattattcattttcatataattgtgatcttacatataaagcatgccttgtacggtatcaggggaaaggttatgatctgctgagtcatttctctatccatatatatgtatatcattaatgcatatgaagttatgagaattgtattgtatggtggtcactaaaacatgctgtaagttgtggaatcagccagatattcgCTCCCAGAGGCAAcaacaaggaaagtaaccaatgcccagGCGGGGTGTCAAataacccatcaacagccattgtctagcaagggagctacaatgcaatgactcacctacatgaggccccaccaggggaattgctcagcctTCTTGGAGACTCCGCAATGCCccacagacatgcctggactcGTGTTCTATAAGCATAtggactgagagtataaaacagGCAGAGTGGACATATTCTGGggccttctcctgcccccacctatgctgcaagcaaccaagacactgagaagaagatgACAAGACTCCAACACAGAAGATTAGCCCAGGCTTAAAGGACAAACCTGTATATtgaggactgcaatatccagtggggtgaggaaaaactgcttaatctagttgctgcccagtctaataaggttgagagtttagactgtatgcttttattttatt
Above is a window of Caretta caretta isolate rCarCar2 chromosome 2, rCarCar1.hap1, whole genome shotgun sequence DNA encoding:
- the MED10 gene encoding mediator of RNA polymerase II transcription subunit 10 — translated: MAEKFDSLEEQLEKFVENIRQLGIIVSDFQPSSQAGLNQKLNFMVTGLQDIDKCRQQLHDISVPLEVFEYIDQGRNPQLYTKECLERALAKNEQVKGKIDTMKKFKSLLIQELTKVFPEDMAKYKAIRGEEPPP